One stretch of Diabrotica undecimpunctata isolate CICGRU chromosome 5, icDiaUnde3, whole genome shotgun sequence DNA includes these proteins:
- the LOC140441655 gene encoding uncharacterized protein gives MGFRLCYMLLFVYSNKIFGAYSRTQQIISRSNESYIDPTFIDSQSKAPEKFIADTNLENLILTNIEDDSEISTEYVTRSKVFNDTEKSVTILSSSTENLKDISPNLLSTGSAVSKVSYGDTITDKSTQTVTNLDLVQQLNITNTNLTSIQEISMKDENLFKVTSQNTTEESFNGDLSAHSTLTEQEDRLENLSQIASDVPLTIELSANGTLENQDLLQNSSQNTLEQTEKTAKATLENNDLFKNSSQNTLDETEKSTNATLPEKKISEIIFAILQHYKQADPLGIPGVPIPDPMPIPDMSKSFPFGRMFLKNSNLFGLKNFRIEHVTANISEMKVQASLSIEVLTVRGNYTLSTWVSRAKGPYLVKLGNVSIIAVASLEVEQNGTLSAQDMDMDILFATIDMDFQNLGFFANMFQGMMNSVGTFIFESIKPFVLSEANTNIRNDINKEIKNIQRKFPTSVSSVDQLIYEIRKTVRSKGYDPYYVPDYTARVGFITVHLTHTWLYGLSSFYRTKEITFEMKNKTVYIFLEGSTGKLVGTTNWDVSLVPGSIYRDGSVAFTINYLKVQIIASQNMDTSHPPTLDDIQLELGNIQMRFNGLGNMDYLIEFGVNILPNVLRYQIMDAIEKPVKFKIQEALDRVNVERIIMKNVDQLDRGMGFENIQLLL, from the exons ATGGGGTTTCGGTTGTGTTATATGTTGTTGTTTGTATATAGCAATAAAATATTTG GTGCGTATTCAAGAACACAACAAATTATTTCAAGAAGTAATGAAAGTTATATCGATCCAACGTTTATTGACTCTCAATCCAAAGCTCCTGAAAAATTTATCGCTGACACAAAtctagaaaatttaattttaacaaatattGAAGATGATAGTGAAATATCAACTGAATATGTTACAAGAAGCAAGGTTTTTAATGACACAGAAAAATCAGTTACGATTCTCTCAAGCTCAACAGAAAATTTAAAAGATATCTCTCCAAATTTATTATCTACAGGTAGTGCAGTTTCAAAAGTATCGTACGGTGATACTATAACAGATAAAAGTACTCAAACTGTTACAAATTTGGACTTAGTtcaacaattaaatattacaaacaCAAATTTAACATCAATTCAAGAGATTTCAATGAAAGATGAGAATCTTTTCAAAGTCACATCACAGAATACCACAGAAGAATCTTTTAATGGAGATCTATCTGCCCATTCCACCCTAACCGAGCAAGAAGATCGTTTAGAAAACTTATCTCAGATTGCATCCGATGTACCTCTGACGATTGAACTATCTGCAAATGGTACACTTGAAAATCAAGATCTTTTACAAAACTCATCCCAAAATACATTAGAGCAGACAGAAAAAACTGCAAAAGCAACACTTGAAAATAACGATCTTTTTAAAAACTCATCTCAGAATACATTAGACGAGACAGAAAAATCTACAAACGCAACATTACCAGAAAAAAAGATAAGTGAAATAATATTTGCCATCCTACAGCACTACAAACAAGCTGATCCACTAGGCATTCCAGGTGTTCCGATACCAGACCCTATGCCTATACCCGATATGAGTAAATCTTTTCCATTTGGACGAATGTTTTTGAAGAATTCCAATCTGTTTGGTCTAAAAAATTTTAGAATTGAACATGTGACTGCCAATATATCTGAGATGAAGGTTCAAGCAAGTCTTTCCATTGAAGTTTTGACAGTACGAGGGAATTATACTCTGAGTACTTGGGTTTCAAGAGCTAAAGGGCCATATTTGGTGAAATTAGGAAAT GTTAGCATTATTGCTGTTGCATCATTAGAAGTAGAGCAAAATGGTACTTTATCAGCTCAAGATATGGACATGGATATATTGTTTGCGACTATTGATATGGATTTCCAAAATTTGGGATTTTTTGCCAATATGTTTCaag GCATGATGAATTCGGTCGGTACGTTTATCTTCGAATCCATTAAGCCTTTTGTGCTTAGCGAAGCAAACACAAACATCAGAAACGATATCaataaagaaatcaaaaacattcaACGCAAGTTTCCGACGTCAGTCTCCTCTGTGGACCAACTTATCTATGAAATTAGAAAAACCGTAAGATCCAAAGGATACGATCCATACTACGTACCTGATTATACAGCGCGCGTTGGATTCATCACTGTACATCTGACGCATACCTGGTTATATGGATTATCATCGTTCTACCGAACAAAAGAAATTACGTTTGAAATGAAGAACAAAACTGTTTACATATTTCTAGAAGGTAGTACTGGAAAATTGGTTGGTACGACTAATTGGGATGTGTCTTTAGTACCAGGATCCATATACAGAGATGGTAGTGTAGCTTTCACAATTAACTACTTAAAA GTCCAGATTATCGCCAGCCAAAATATGGACACTTCTCATCCCCCGACGCTCGACGACATTCAATTGGAATTGGGAAATATCCAGATGAGATTTAATGGTTTAGGGAATATGGATTATCTTATTGAATTCGGTGTTAATATTCTCCCGAACGTATTGAGATATCAAATAATGGACGCCATTGAGAAACCCGTCAAATTTAAAATACAGGAGGCTCTTGATCGTGTTAACGTGGAGAGAATTATAATGAAAAATGTCGATCAGCTGGATAGGGGGATGGGGTTTGAGAATATACAGCTTTTGTTGTAA